The following are encoded in a window of Brachyhypopomus gauderio isolate BG-103 chromosome 18, BGAUD_0.2, whole genome shotgun sequence genomic DNA:
- the LOC143481741 gene encoding NACHT, LRR and PYD domains-containing protein 3-like isoform X3, giving the protein MTSKMSVSGEQLTQKGESLIQGKRSDSPEPSCVSMKSDWSMKNPFEFREGGCGGEESVQKKEFVLTYRNHVESIFKELEHKVISLLKKELKRFKKILSPDYPACSGGEVEDEEDQSSVKEGVLKITLHVLRNMNQTDLANTLQTKLGSEYQQKLKHKLLERCKRINEGISDQGSSTLLNEIYTELYITEGRSGDVNNEHEVRQIETASRRPAIQETPIKCNDLFKDKPIRTVLTKGVAGIGKTVSVQKFILDWAEGRANQDVIFIFPLPFRELNLIKKKKFSLMDLLHHFFPDTKQLELIDCDAYKVIFIFDGLDECRLPLDFQNNESLWDVTESTSVDVLLTNLIKGNLLPSALLWITSRPAATNQIPPECVDQVTEVQGFHDSQKEEYFRKRISDQILANRIISHMKSSRSLYIMCHIPVFCWIAATVLETMLGEAESGEIPKTLTQMFMHFLIFQIKHKDRKYHGNTDCDPHQTKKSVLALGKLAFQQLEKGNLIFYEEDLRECRIKIKEVSVYSGVCTQIFTEESGLHLGKVFSFVHLSVQEFLGALYAFISFISNSTNVLEQQTTAVLHDFKKPTMSDFLMNTVDKALQSENGHLDLFLRFLLGLSLESNQTLLRGLLRQTGSSSHSKEEMVEYIKEKIRENPSPEKSINLFHCLNELNDHSLVQEVQTYLSSGSYLCLRGASLSPAQWSALVFVLLNSEGDLEEFDLSKYDPSEECLLKLLPVVTASKKADLSNCNITKEGCAALCSALSSNPSSHLRELNLDYNKPGDSGVKQLSALLEDPHCKLEILHLYNCSISEEGCAALASALRSNPSSHMRELKLNDNKPGDSGVKQLSALLENPQCSLEKLLLSDCSITEEGCAALCSALKSNPSSHLRELKLNRNKPGDSGVKQLSALLEDPYCKLEILHLFDCDISEEGCAALASALRSNPSSHLRELNLDYNKPGDSGVKQLSALLEDPKCKLEKLDLSNCNITEEGCAALCSALRSNPSSHLRELNLIYNKPGDSGVKQLSALLEDPHCTLEKLDI; this is encoded by the exons ATGACCTCCAAAATGAGTGTCTCTGGAGAACAGCTCACACAGAAAGGAGAGAG TCTGATTCAGGGTAAGAGATCAGACTCACCAGAACCCAGTTGTGTGTCCATGAAGAGTGACTGGTCAATGAAGAATCCTTTCGaattcagagagggagggtgtggtggtgaggagag TGTACAAAAGAAGGAGTTTGTGCTCACCTACAGAAACCATGTGGAATCCATATTCAAG GAGCTGGAGCACAAAGTCATCTCTCTGTTGAAGAAGGAGCTGAAGAGGTTTAAGAAGATACTGAGTCcagattacccagcatgctctgggggagaggtagaggatgaggaggatcagAGCAGTGTCAAAGAGGGGGTGTTGAAGATCACACTGCACGTCCTGAGgaacatgaaccagacagacctggctaacacactacagacca AGCTGGGCTctgaatatcagcaaaagctgAAACACAAACTACTGGAGAGATGTAAAAGAATAAATGAAGGAATTTCAGATCAAGGAAGCTCAACCcttctgaatgagatctacacagagctctacatcacagagggacGGAGTGGAGACgtcaataatgaacatgaggtgagacagattgagacagcatccaggagaccagcaatACAGGAAACAcccatcaaatgtaatgacctctttaaagacaaacccatcagaacagtgctgactaaaggagttGCTGGAATTGGGAAAACAGTCTCAGTACAGAAGTTCATTCTGGACTGGGCTGaaggaagagccaatcaggatgtcatcttcatatttccacttccttttagggagctgaatttAATAAAGAAGAAAAAGTTCAGTCTAATGGATCTGCTTCATCACTTTTTTCCAGATACAAAACAATTAGAACTAATAGACTGTGATGCTTACAAAGTCATTTTtatctttgatggtctggatgagtgtcgacttcctctagatttccagAACAATGAGAGTTTGTGGGATGTAACAGAGTcgacctcagtggatgtgctgctgacaaacctcatcaaggggaatttgcttccctctgctctcctctggataacctctcgaccagcagcaACCAATCAGATCCCTCCAGAGTGTGTTGACCAGGTAACAGAAGTACAAGGATTTCATGACTctcagaaagaggagtacttcaggaagagaatcagtgaTCAGATCCTGGCCaatagaatcatctcacacatgaagtcatcaagaagcctctacatcatgtgccacattccagtcttctgttggattgcagccactgttctagagacaatgttgggtgaagcagagagtggagagatccccaagactctgactcagatgttcatGCACTTCCTGATCTTTCAGATCAAACACAAGGACAGAAAGTACCATGGCAACACTGACTGTGATCCTCACCAAACTAAAAAGAGTGTTctggcactgggaaaactggctttccaacagctggaaaagggcaacctgatcttctatgaagaagacctgagagagtgtCGCATTAAAATAAAAGAAGTGTCAGTGTACTCAGGAGTGTGTACCCAGATCTTCACAGAGGAGTCTGGACTGCACCTGgggaaggtgttcagctttgtacatctgagtgttcaggagtttctgggTGCTTTATATGCATTTATCTCCTTCATCTCCAATAGTACAAATGTGCTGGAACAACAAACCACCGCAGTCCTACATGACTTCAAAAAACCAACAATGTCTGACTTCCTTATGAACAcagtggacaaggccttacagagtgagaatggacacctggaccttttcctccgcttccttctgggtctctcactggagtccaatcagactctcttacgaggccttctgagacagacaggaagcagctctcACAGCAAAGAGGAAATGGTTGAATACATTAAGGAGAAGATCAGGGAGAATCCCTCTCCAGAGAAAtccatcaatctgttccactgtctgaatgaactgaatgatcattctctaGTGCAGGAAGTCCAAACATACCTGAGCAGTGGAAGTTACCTTTGTCTCCGTGGAGccagtctctctcctgctcagtggtcagctctggtgtttgtgttgctgaactcAGAAGGGGATCTGGAGGAGTTTGACCTGAGCAAATATGACCCATCAGAGGAATGTCTACTGAAACTGCTGCCAGTGGTCACAGCATCCAAAAAAGCTGA tCTGTCTAACTGCAATATTACAAAGGAAggttgtgctgctctgtgttcagctctgagttcaaacccctcatcacacctgagagaactGAATCTGGattacaataaaccaggagactcaggagtgaagcagctctctgctctactggaggatccacactgtaaactggagatactaca TCTGTATAACTGCAGTATttcagaggaaggctgtgctgctctggcttcagctctgagatcaaacccctcatcacacatgAGAGAACTGAAATTGAAtgacaataaaccaggagactcaggagtgaagcagctttCTGCTCTACTAGAGAATCCACAATGTTCACTGGAGAAACTACT tctgtctgactgcagtattacagaggaaggctgtgctgctctgtgttcagctctgaagtcaaacccctcatcacacctcagAGAGCTGAAACTCAACcgcaataaaccaggagactcaggagtgaagcagctctctgctctactggaggatccatactgtaaactggagatactaca TTTGTTTGACTGTGATATTTCAGAAGAAGGTTGTGCTGCTCTGGCTTCAGCattgaggtcaaacccctcatcacacctgagagaactGAATCTGGattacaataaaccaggagactcaggagtgaagcagctctctgctctactggaagaTCCAAAatgtaaactggagaaactggA TCTGTCTAACTGCAATATTACAGAGGagggctgtgctgctctgtgttcggctctgaggtcaaacccctcatcacatctGAGAGAACTGAATCTGAtctacaataaaccaggagactcaggagtgaagcagctctctgctctactggaagatccacactgtacactggagaaactaga TATCTGA
- the LOC143481741 gene encoding NACHT, LRR and PYD domains-containing protein 3-like isoform X4 encodes MTSKMSVSGEQLTQKGESLIQGKRSDSPEPSCVSMKSDWSMKNPFEFREGGCGGEESVQKKEFVLTYRNHVESIFKELEHKVISLLKKELKRFKKILSPDYPACSGGEVEDEEDQSSVKEGVLKITLHVLRNMNQTDLANTLQTKLGSEYQQKLKHKLLERCKRINEGISDQGSSTLLNEIYTELYITEGRSGDVNNEHEVRQIETASRRPAIQETPIKCNDLFKDKPIRTVLTKGVAGIGKTVSVQKFILDWAEGRANQDVIFIFPLPFRELNLIKKKKFSLMDLLHHFFPDTKQLELIDCDAYKVIFIFDGLDECRLPLDFQNNESLWDVTESTSVDVLLTNLIKGNLLPSALLWITSRPAATNQIPPECVDQVTEVQGFHDSQKEEYFRKRISDQILANRIISHMKSSRSLYIMCHIPVFCWIAATVLETMLGEAESGEIPKTLTQMFMHFLIFQIKHKDRKYHGNTDCDPHQTKKSVLALGKLAFQQLEKGNLIFYEEDLRECRIKIKEVSVYSGVCTQIFTEESGLHLGKVFSFVHLSVQEFLGALYAFISFISNSTNVLEQQTTAVLHDFKKPTMSDFLMNTVDKALQSENGHLDLFLRFLLGLSLESNQTLLRGLLRQTGSSSHSKEEMVEYIKEKIRENPSPEKSINLFHCLNELNDHSLVQEVQTYLSSGSYLCLRGASLSPAQWSALVFVLLNSEGDLEEFDLSKYDPSEECLLKLLPVVTASKKADLSNCNITKEGCAALCSALSSNPSSHLRELNLDYNKPGDSGVKQLSALLEDPHCKLEILHLYNCSISEEGCAALASALRSNPSSHMRELKLNDNKPGDSGVKQLSALLENPQCSLEKLLLSDCSITEEGCAALCSALKSNPSSHLRELKLNRNKPGDSGVKQLSALLEDPYCKLEILHLFDCDISEEGCAALASALRSNPSSHLRELNLDYNKPGDSGVKQLSALLEDPKCKLEKLDLSNCNITEEGCAALCSALRSNPSSHLRELNLIYNKPGDSGVKQLSALLEDPHCTLEKLE; translated from the exons ATGACCTCCAAAATGAGTGTCTCTGGAGAACAGCTCACACAGAAAGGAGAGAG TCTGATTCAGGGTAAGAGATCAGACTCACCAGAACCCAGTTGTGTGTCCATGAAGAGTGACTGGTCAATGAAGAATCCTTTCGaattcagagagggagggtgtggtggtgaggagag TGTACAAAAGAAGGAGTTTGTGCTCACCTACAGAAACCATGTGGAATCCATATTCAAG GAGCTGGAGCACAAAGTCATCTCTCTGTTGAAGAAGGAGCTGAAGAGGTTTAAGAAGATACTGAGTCcagattacccagcatgctctgggggagaggtagaggatgaggaggatcagAGCAGTGTCAAAGAGGGGGTGTTGAAGATCACACTGCACGTCCTGAGgaacatgaaccagacagacctggctaacacactacagacca AGCTGGGCTctgaatatcagcaaaagctgAAACACAAACTACTGGAGAGATGTAAAAGAATAAATGAAGGAATTTCAGATCAAGGAAGCTCAACCcttctgaatgagatctacacagagctctacatcacagagggacGGAGTGGAGACgtcaataatgaacatgaggtgagacagattgagacagcatccaggagaccagcaatACAGGAAACAcccatcaaatgtaatgacctctttaaagacaaacccatcagaacagtgctgactaaaggagttGCTGGAATTGGGAAAACAGTCTCAGTACAGAAGTTCATTCTGGACTGGGCTGaaggaagagccaatcaggatgtcatcttcatatttccacttccttttagggagctgaatttAATAAAGAAGAAAAAGTTCAGTCTAATGGATCTGCTTCATCACTTTTTTCCAGATACAAAACAATTAGAACTAATAGACTGTGATGCTTACAAAGTCATTTTtatctttgatggtctggatgagtgtcgacttcctctagatttccagAACAATGAGAGTTTGTGGGATGTAACAGAGTcgacctcagtggatgtgctgctgacaaacctcatcaaggggaatttgcttccctctgctctcctctggataacctctcgaccagcagcaACCAATCAGATCCCTCCAGAGTGTGTTGACCAGGTAACAGAAGTACAAGGATTTCATGACTctcagaaagaggagtacttcaggaagagaatcagtgaTCAGATCCTGGCCaatagaatcatctcacacatgaagtcatcaagaagcctctacatcatgtgccacattccagtcttctgttggattgcagccactgttctagagacaatgttgggtgaagcagagagtggagagatccccaagactctgactcagatgttcatGCACTTCCTGATCTTTCAGATCAAACACAAGGACAGAAAGTACCATGGCAACACTGACTGTGATCCTCACCAAACTAAAAAGAGTGTTctggcactgggaaaactggctttccaacagctggaaaagggcaacctgatcttctatgaagaagacctgagagagtgtCGCATTAAAATAAAAGAAGTGTCAGTGTACTCAGGAGTGTGTACCCAGATCTTCACAGAGGAGTCTGGACTGCACCTGgggaaggtgttcagctttgtacatctgagtgttcaggagtttctgggTGCTTTATATGCATTTATCTCCTTCATCTCCAATAGTACAAATGTGCTGGAACAACAAACCACCGCAGTCCTACATGACTTCAAAAAACCAACAATGTCTGACTTCCTTATGAACAcagtggacaaggccttacagagtgagaatggacacctggaccttttcctccgcttccttctgggtctctcactggagtccaatcagactctcttacgaggccttctgagacagacaggaagcagctctcACAGCAAAGAGGAAATGGTTGAATACATTAAGGAGAAGATCAGGGAGAATCCCTCTCCAGAGAAAtccatcaatctgttccactgtctgaatgaactgaatgatcattctctaGTGCAGGAAGTCCAAACATACCTGAGCAGTGGAAGTTACCTTTGTCTCCGTGGAGccagtctctctcctgctcagtggtcagctctggtgtttgtgttgctgaactcAGAAGGGGATCTGGAGGAGTTTGACCTGAGCAAATATGACCCATCAGAGGAATGTCTACTGAAACTGCTGCCAGTGGTCACAGCATCCAAAAAAGCTGA tCTGTCTAACTGCAATATTACAAAGGAAggttgtgctgctctgtgttcagctctgagttcaaacccctcatcacacctgagagaactGAATCTGGattacaataaaccaggagactcaggagtgaagcagctctctgctctactggaggatccacactgtaaactggagatactaca TCTGTATAACTGCAGTATttcagaggaaggctgtgctgctctggcttcagctctgagatcaaacccctcatcacacatgAGAGAACTGAAATTGAAtgacaataaaccaggagactcaggagtgaagcagctttCTGCTCTACTAGAGAATCCACAATGTTCACTGGAGAAACTACT tctgtctgactgcagtattacagaggaaggctgtgctgctctgtgttcagctctgaagtcaaacccctcatcacacctcagAGAGCTGAAACTCAACcgcaataaaccaggagactcaggagtgaagcagctctctgctctactggaggatccatactgtaaactggagatactaca TTTGTTTGACTGTGATATTTCAGAAGAAGGTTGTGCTGCTCTGGCTTCAGCattgaggtcaaacccctcatcacacctgagagaactGAATCTGGattacaataaaccaggagactcaggagtgaagcagctctctgctctactggaagaTCCAAAatgtaaactggagaaactggA TCTGTCTAACTGCAATATTACAGAGGagggctgtgctgctctgtgttcggctctgaggtcaaacccctcatcacatctGAGAGAACTGAATCTGAtctacaataaaccaggagactcaggagtgaagcagctctctgctctactggaagatccacactgtacactggagaaactagagtga
- the LOC143481741 gene encoding NACHT, LRR and PYD domains-containing protein 3-like isoform X1: MSGEQNTQKGESLIQGKRSDSPEPSCVSMKNDQSLGPQEHFREGDSSTEFCLIQREKSDSPEPSCVSMKSDFSMDIPYEFREGGCGGEESVQKKEFVLTYRNHVESIFKELEHKVISLLKKELKRFKKILSPDYPACSGGEVEDEEDQSSVKEGVLKITLHVLRNMNQTDLANTLQTKLGSEYQQKLKHKLLERCKRINEGISDQGSSTLLNEIYTELYITEGRSGDVNNEHEVRQIETASRRPAIQETPIKCNDLFKDKPIRTVLTKGVAGIGKTVSVQKFILDWAEGRANQDVIFIFPLPFRELNLIKKKKFSLMDLLHHFFPDTKQLELIDCDAYKVIFIFDGLDECRLPLDFQNNESLWDVTESTSVDVLLTNLIKGNLLPSALLWITSRPAATNQIPPECVDQVTEVQGFHDSQKEEYFRKRISDQILANRIISHMKSSRSLYIMCHIPVFCWIAATVLETMLGEAESGEIPKTLTQMFMHFLIFQIKHKDRKYHGNTDCDPHQTKKSVLALGKLAFQQLEKGNLIFYEEDLRECRIKIKEVSVYSGVCTQIFTEESGLHLGKVFSFVHLSVQEFLGALYAFISFISNSTNVLEQQTTAVLHDFKKPTMSDFLMNTVDKALQSENGHLDLFLRFLLGLSLESNQTLLRGLLRQTGSSSHSKEEMVEYIKEKIRENPSPEKSINLFHCLNELNDHSLVQEVQTYLSSGSYLCLRGASLSPAQWSALVFVLLNSEGDLEEFDLSKYDPSEECLLKLLPVVTASKKADLSNCNITKEGCAALCSALSSNPSSHLRELNLDYNKPGDSGVKQLSALLEDPHCKLEILHLYNCSISEEGCAALASALRSNPSSHMRELKLNDNKPGDSGVKQLSALLENPQCSLEKLLLSDCSITEEGCAALCSALKSNPSSHLRELKLNRNKPGDSGVKQLSALLEDPYCKLEILHLFDCDISEEGCAALASALRSNPSSHLRELNLDYNKPGDSGVKQLSALLEDPKCKLEKLDLSNCNITEEGCAALCSALRSNPSSHLRELNLIYNKPGDSGVKQLSALLEDPHCTLEKLDI; the protein is encoded by the exons TGTACAAAAGAAGGAGTTTGTGCTCACCTACAGAAACCATGTGGAATCCATATTCAAG GAGCTGGAGCACAAAGTCATCTCTCTGTTGAAGAAGGAGCTGAAGAGGTTTAAGAAGATACTGAGTCcagattacccagcatgctctgggggagaggtagaggatgaggaggatcagAGCAGTGTCAAAGAGGGGGTGTTGAAGATCACACTGCACGTCCTGAGgaacatgaaccagacagacctggctaacacactacagacca AGCTGGGCTctgaatatcagcaaaagctgAAACACAAACTACTGGAGAGATGTAAAAGAATAAATGAAGGAATTTCAGATCAAGGAAGCTCAACCcttctgaatgagatctacacagagctctacatcacagagggacGGAGTGGAGACgtcaataatgaacatgaggtgagacagattgagacagcatccaggagaccagcaatACAGGAAACAcccatcaaatgtaatgacctctttaaagacaaacccatcagaacagtgctgactaaaggagttGCTGGAATTGGGAAAACAGTCTCAGTACAGAAGTTCATTCTGGACTGGGCTGaaggaagagccaatcaggatgtcatcttcatatttccacttccttttagggagctgaatttAATAAAGAAGAAAAAGTTCAGTCTAATGGATCTGCTTCATCACTTTTTTCCAGATACAAAACAATTAGAACTAATAGACTGTGATGCTTACAAAGTCATTTTtatctttgatggtctggatgagtgtcgacttcctctagatttccagAACAATGAGAGTTTGTGGGATGTAACAGAGTcgacctcagtggatgtgctgctgacaaacctcatcaaggggaatttgcttccctctgctctcctctggataacctctcgaccagcagcaACCAATCAGATCCCTCCAGAGTGTGTTGACCAGGTAACAGAAGTACAAGGATTTCATGACTctcagaaagaggagtacttcaggaagagaatcagtgaTCAGATCCTGGCCaatagaatcatctcacacatgaagtcatcaagaagcctctacatcatgtgccacattccagtcttctgttggattgcagccactgttctagagacaatgttgggtgaagcagagagtggagagatccccaagactctgactcagatgttcatGCACTTCCTGATCTTTCAGATCAAACACAAGGACAGAAAGTACCATGGCAACACTGACTGTGATCCTCACCAAACTAAAAAGAGTGTTctggcactgggaaaactggctttccaacagctggaaaagggcaacctgatcttctatgaagaagacctgagagagtgtCGCATTAAAATAAAAGAAGTGTCAGTGTACTCAGGAGTGTGTACCCAGATCTTCACAGAGGAGTCTGGACTGCACCTGgggaaggtgttcagctttgtacatctgagtgttcaggagtttctgggTGCTTTATATGCATTTATCTCCTTCATCTCCAATAGTACAAATGTGCTGGAACAACAAACCACCGCAGTCCTACATGACTTCAAAAAACCAACAATGTCTGACTTCCTTATGAACAcagtggacaaggccttacagagtgagaatggacacctggaccttttcctccgcttccttctgggtctctcactggagtccaatcagactctcttacgaggccttctgagacagacaggaagcagctctcACAGCAAAGAGGAAATGGTTGAATACATTAAGGAGAAGATCAGGGAGAATCCCTCTCCAGAGAAAtccatcaatctgttccactgtctgaatgaactgaatgatcattctctaGTGCAGGAAGTCCAAACATACCTGAGCAGTGGAAGTTACCTTTGTCTCCGTGGAGccagtctctctcctgctcagtggtcagctctggtgtttgtgttgctgaactcAGAAGGGGATCTGGAGGAGTTTGACCTGAGCAAATATGACCCATCAGAGGAATGTCTACTGAAACTGCTGCCAGTGGTCACAGCATCCAAAAAAGCTGA tCTGTCTAACTGCAATATTACAAAGGAAggttgtgctgctctgtgttcagctctgagttcaaacccctcatcacacctgagagaactGAATCTGGattacaataaaccaggagactcaggagtgaagcagctctctgctctactggaggatccacactgtaaactggagatactaca TCTGTATAACTGCAGTATttcagaggaaggctgtgctgctctggcttcagctctgagatcaaacccctcatcacacatgAGAGAACTGAAATTGAAtgacaataaaccaggagactcaggagtgaagcagctttCTGCTCTACTAGAGAATCCACAATGTTCACTGGAGAAACTACT tctgtctgactgcagtattacagaggaaggctgtgctgctctgtgttcagctctgaagtcaaacccctcatcacacctcagAGAGCTGAAACTCAACcgcaataaaccaggagactcaggagtgaagcagctctctgctctactggaggatccatactgtaaactggagatactaca TTTGTTTGACTGTGATATTTCAGAAGAAGGTTGTGCTGCTCTGGCTTCAGCattgaggtcaaacccctcatcacacctgagagaactGAATCTGGattacaataaaccaggagactcaggagtgaagcagctctctgctctactggaagaTCCAAAatgtaaactggagaaactggA TCTGTCTAACTGCAATATTACAGAGGagggctgtgctgctctgtgttcggctctgaggtcaaacccctcatcacatctGAGAGAACTGAATCTGAtctacaataaaccaggagactcaggagtgaagcagctctctgctctactggaagatccacactgtacactggagaaactaga TATCTGA